A single genomic interval of Musa acuminata AAA Group cultivar baxijiao chromosome BXJ3-4, Cavendish_Baxijiao_AAA, whole genome shotgun sequence harbors:
- the LOC103981788 gene encoding probable carboxylesterase 16: MPSVAVKLYSIIFKILLKHKLQLLHQAAIEGATSPFGITSRPDESAVPANPSFGPDGVATKDIHVDPLTSLSLRLFLPDSSLDRAPRDNGGAYGGYLPSVADARRRSAGPRKLPVVLQFHGGGFVSGSNTSAANDFFCRRVAKLLDVIVIAVGYRLAPESRYPAAFEDGLKVLYWLGKQANLAGCIKSMGRAKGGGGGDISKSQIADALGASSVEPWLAAHGDPSRCVLLGVSCGANIADFVARKAVEAGKLAEPVKVVAQVLMYPFFTGSAPTRSEIKLANSYFYDKALCLLAWKLFLPEEEFSLDHPAANPVVSGWGPPLKCMPPTLTVVAEHDWMRDRAIAYSEALRKVNVDAPVLEYKDAVHEFATLDMLLRTPQALACADDIAIWVKKYISIRGHEFSY, from the exons ATGCCGAGCGTGGCCGTGAAACTCTACAGCATCATCTTCAAGATCCTCCTCAAGCACAAGCTCCAATTGCTCCACCAGGCGGCGATTGAGGGCGCGACCAGCCCCTTCGGCATCACCTCCCGCCCCGACGAGTCCGCCGTTCCCGCCAACCCGTCCTTCGGCCCAGACGGCGTCGCCACCAAGGACATCCACGTCGACCCCCTCACCTCCCTCTCCCTCCGCCTCTTCCTCCCAGACTCCTCCCTCGACCGCGCCCCCCGCGACAACGGCGGTGCCTACGGGGGATACCTCCCCTCCGTGGCCGACGCGCGTCGCCGGTCGGCCGGGCCTCGGAAACTGCCTGTGGTCCTGCAGTTCCACGGGGGCGGGTTCGTCTCCGGGAGCAATACGTCGGCGGCCAACGATTTCTTCTGCAGGAGAGTCGCCAAGCTGCTGGATGTGATCGTGATCGCCGTCGGGTATAGGCTGGCGCCGGAGAGCCGGTACCCTGCGGCTTTCGAGGATGGGCTGAAGGTGCTGTATTGGTTGGGAAAGCAAGCGAATCTGGCTGGCTGCATTAAGTCGATGGGGCGCGCAAAGGGAGGTGGCGGTGGGGACATCAGCAAGTCGCAGATTGCCGATGCCTTGGGGGCGTCATCAGTTGAGCCGTGGTTGGCAGCTCACGGTGATCCTTCCAG ATGTGTTCTTCTTGGTGTGAGCTGCGGTGCTAATATTGCTGATTTTGTGGCTCGAAAGGCAGTTGAAGCCGGAAAACTTGCAGAGCCAGTTAAGGTTGTTGCCCAGGTCCTGATGTATCCCTTCTTCACTGGAAGTGCACCCACACGATCGGAAATAAAACTAGCAAACTCTTACTTCTATGACAAGGCCTTGTGCTTGCTTGCTTGGAAGTTGTTCTTACCCGAGGAGGAGTTCAGTTTAGACCATCCGGCTGCAAACCCTGTTGTTTCTGGGTGGGGACCACCATTGAAATGCATGCCTCCAACCCTCACTGTGGTTGCAGAACATGACTGGATGAGGGATCGAGCAATTGCATACTCCGAGGCGCTCCGAAAGGTGAATGTTGATGCACCAGTCCTAGAATACAAGGATGCAGTTCATGAGTTTGCCACACTGGACATGCTCCTCAGGACACCTCAGGCACTAGCCTGTGCTGATGATATCGCCATATGGGTGAAGAAGTATATATCAATACGCGGACATGAATTCTCATATTAG
- the LOC135634707 gene encoding peptidyl serine alpha-galactosyltransferase-like — MASFAPAAIVVLVVVVAVCPSSALAEARKAPWRMHTLFSVECQDYFDWQTVGLMHSYRKARQPGPITRLLSCTDEQRRRYRGMGLAPTFEVPSMSRHPRTGDWYPAINKPAGVLHWLEHSEDADNVDWVVILDADMIIRGPIVPWELGAEKGRPVAAYYGYLRGCDNILSRLHTKHPELCDKVGGLLAMHIDDLRALAPLWLSKTEEVREDQAHWGTNITGDIYGKGWISEMYGYSFGAAEVGLRHKINDDLMLYPGYIPRVGVEPILLHYGLPFKVGNWSFRKIRHHEDGIVYDCNRIFPPPPFPREVEMMEADLNKRRGLFLSIECINTLNEGLLLHHASMGCPKPQWSKYLSFLKSKRFSELTKPKYLNRKKPSSQISEHRIISIESRNVYPKIHTLFSTECSSYFDWQTVGLVHSFHLSGQPGNITRLLSCTDEVLKQYKGHNLAPTHYVPSMSQHPLTGDWYPAINKPASVLHWLNHVETDAEFIVILDADMIMRGPITPWEYGAQRGRPVSTPYEYLIGCDNELAKIHTRNPSACEKVGGVIIMHIDDLRKFALLWLHKTEEVRSDKAHYATNFTGDIYGSGWISEMYGYSFGAAELNLRHIIRRDILIYPGYVPEPGVKYKVFHYGLRFGVGNWSFDKADWGNVDMVNTCWAKFPEPPDRSSLSTADENILERDILSIECGKALNTALYLHHQSRKCPIPSEGNSNFSVVEDEGSSDELKHVTNPAANVISIHASSRMGMSPWIRMVALWVFSVLGFLVVISMVLSNRKGENLKAKGSRSKNV, encoded by the exons ATGGCGTCATTCGCTCCGGCGGCGATCGTggtgctggtggtggtggtggcggtgtgtCCCTCCTCGGCGCTGGCGGAGGCCCGGAAGGCGCCGTGGAGGATGCACACCCTGTTCTCCGTTGAGTGCCAGGATTACTTCGACTGGCAGACGGTGGGTTTGATGCACAGCTACCGCAAGGCGCGGCAGCCGGGGCCCATCACCCGTCTCCTTAGCTGCACCGACGAGCAGCGCCGCCGGTACCGGGGCATGGGCCTCGCGCCCACCTTCGAGGTCCCTTCCATGAGCCGCCACCCAAGGACCGGGGATTG GTATCCTGCTATCAATAAACCAGCAGGTGTTTTGCATTGGCTTGAACATAGTGAAGATGCAGATAATGTTGATTGGGTTGTAATCCTGGATGCAGATATGATCATTCGAGGTCCAATAGTACCTTGGGAACTGGGTGCCGAGAAAGGTAGACCAGTTGCTGCATATTATGG GTACTTGAGGGGATGTGATAATATTCTCTCACGTTTGCACACAAAGCATCCTGAATTATGTGACAAGGTTGGTGGACTTCTAGCCATGCATATTGATGACTTAAGGGCTTTAGCTCCTCTGTGGCTTTCAAAGACTGAGGAAGTGCGAGAGGATCAAGCACATTGGGGAACCAACATAACTGGTGACATTTATGGCAAGGGTTGGATCAGTGAGATGTATGGATATTCATTTGGTGCAGCAGAG GTCGGCCTCCGTcacaagataaatgatgatttaatGCTTTATCCTGGTTATATTCCTAGAGTTGGCGTGGAGCCTATCCTCTTGCACTATGGTTTACCATTTAAAGTTGGTAATTGGTCCTTTAGAAAGATAAGACATCATGAGGATGGCATTGTGTATGACTGCAACAGAATCTTCCCTCCACCACCTTTTCCTAGAGAG GTCGAGATGATGGAAGCTGATTTAAACAAAAGGCGAGGCTTATTCTTGAGCATAGAATGCATTAACACTTTAAATGAAGGTCTTCTATTACACCATGCATCTATGGGTTGTCCTAAGCCACAGTGGTCAAAATATCTAAGTTTCTTGAAGAGTAAGAGATTTTCTGAGCTCACCAAGCCAAAATATTTAAATCGCAAAAAACCTAGCAGTCAGATATCAGAGCACAGAATTatctctattgaatctcgaaatGTGTACCCAAAAATACATACTCTTTTCTCAACAGAAtgttcatcatattttgattggCAAACTGTGGGGCTTGTTCATAGTTTTCATTTGAGTGGCCAGCCTGGAAATATCACTCGACTTCTTAGTTGTACTGATGAGGTCTTGAAGCAATACAAGGGCCATAATTTAGCTCCTACACATTATGTTCCATCTATGAGCCAACATCCATTAACAGGAGACTG GTATCCAGCTATCAATAAGCCAGCATCCGTTCTTCATTGGCTTAATCATGTTGAAACTGATGCTGAGTTCATTGTTATTTTGGATGCTGACATGATAATGAGAGGTCCCATTACACCATGGGAGTATGGTGCGCAACGTGGTCGTCCTGTTTCAACTCCTTATGA ATACCTTATTGGTTGTGACAATGAGCTTGCAAAGATACACACTAGAAATCCTTCTGCTTGTGAAAAGGTTGGTGGTGTTATAATAATGCACATAGATGATCTACGGAAGTTTGCATTATTGTGGCTCCACAAGACAGAGGAGGTTCGATCTGACAAAGCTCATTATGCTACAAATTTTACTGGGGACATTTATGGATCTGGATGGATAAGTGAAATGTATGGTTACTCCTTCGGTGCAGCTGAG TTAAATCTGAGGCATATTATCAGGCGTGACATACTGATATACCCAGGTTATGTTCCTGAACCAGGAGTCAAATACAAGGTCTTCCACTATGGACTGAGATTTGGTGTTGGGAATTGGAGTTTTGACAAGGCTGACTGGGGAAATGTTGACATGGTAAATACATGTTGGGCTAAGTTTCCCGAACCACCTGATCGTTCAAGTCTATCCACAGCAGATGAAAATATTTTAGAGAGAGATATCCTTAGCATTGAATGTGGGAAAGCATTGAATACTGCTCTTTATCTGCATCATCAGAGCAGGAAATGCCCTATTCCTTCAGAAGGCAATAGTAATTTTAGTGTAGTGGAAGATGAGGGTTCATCCGATGAATTGAAACATGTAACGAATCCTGCAGCTAATGTGATATCTATTCATGCCTCAAGTAGGATGGGTATGTCTCCGTGGATAAGGATGGTTGCACTTTGGGTCTTTTCTGTGTTAGGGTTTCTAGTTGTGATTTCAATGGTCCTCTCTAATCGCAAGGGAGAAAATCTTAAGGCTAAAGGTAGCAGAAGCAAGAACGTTTAG